Proteins encoded by one window of Tunturibacter psychrotolerans:
- a CDS encoding LysR family transcriptional regulator, with product MEIRHLRHFIALAEEGKFTSAAQRMNIVQSGLSVSIKELEQELGSQLFTRTTRKVSLTAAGELFLEHARGCLALLNDGVQAVRSQDGVVRGRLHLGILQSLTPYVPLATLLQRFHSSFPQVEFGVRALSTETAPALVRSAYVDLSFQAIIGKERWPGVQVIPYAQDSLVAICSSKHVLAKSSSVRLEMLRHESFVDLTPERALRKLVDQVFTQHHLMRSSVYQVSDIETQLHFVAHGLGVAIVPSALARSATASHHLHTLRILSPTPKLPKWRIAILTRPKRNDFPRKTTVELFLDTLAELSRMPKPTDDT from the coding sequence ATGGAGATACGACACCTGCGACACTTCATTGCTTTGGCGGAAGAAGGTAAGTTTACGTCTGCCGCTCAGCGCATGAACATTGTTCAATCGGGGCTGTCCGTCTCCATTAAAGAGCTCGAACAGGAACTCGGAAGCCAACTGTTTACGCGCACGACTCGCAAAGTCTCATTGACAGCAGCTGGGGAACTCTTTCTAGAGCATGCGCGTGGTTGTCTCGCTTTGCTGAATGATGGAGTCCAGGCAGTTCGGTCGCAGGATGGTGTCGTCAGAGGCCGTCTGCATCTCGGCATTCTGCAAAGTCTGACACCTTACGTGCCGCTTGCCACGTTGCTGCAACGATTCCACTCGTCGTTCCCACAAGTCGAATTCGGAGTTCGCGCTCTCTCTACAGAGACAGCTCCTGCCCTGGTGCGTTCAGCGTATGTCGATCTGAGTTTCCAGGCGATCATCGGCAAAGAGCGATGGCCCGGAGTCCAGGTCATTCCTTACGCGCAAGACTCGCTCGTTGCGATCTGCTCGAGCAAGCATGTGTTAGCAAAGAGTAGCAGCGTTCGACTCGAAATGCTCCGCCATGAGAGCTTCGTGGATCTCACGCCCGAGAGGGCTCTGCGGAAGCTGGTTGACCAGGTTTTCACCCAGCACCATTTAATGAGATCGAGCGTATATCAAGTAAGCGACATTGAGACGCAACTTCATTTCGTTGCGCATGGTCTTGGCGTCGCAATAGTACCGTCAGCACTTGCTCGTTCAGCCACTGCATCACATCATCTTCATACGCTGCGAATCCTGAGTCCGACTCCAAAACTTCCTAAATGGCGAATCGCGATTTTGACACGGCCAAAGCGGAACGACTTTCCTCGGAAGACAACGGTTGAACTCTTTCTGGATACCCTTGCAGAACTTTCACGGATGCCGAAGCCCACTGACGATACATAA